From Candidatus Brocadiaceae bacterium, the proteins below share one genomic window:
- a CDS encoding alpha-amylase family glycosyl hydrolase: protein MTSHKYPTLYLINTRVWMTELSRSLKRPATLDDIPDAELDRLAKIGFDWIWLLSVWQTGLAGQQVSRSNREWRREFEETLPDLREGDIAGSGFAISNYTVHQDLGGKDALVRLRKRLRQRGLRLMLDFVPNHTAMDHPWVEEHPEFYVAGTELDLVRSPQNYTWIRRKRRNLLLAHGRDPYFPGWPDVLQLNYGNPATQEAMTGELLNIAAQCDGVRCDMAMLVLPDVFERTWGIRSEPFWQTAIARVHEKHPDFTFMAEVYWDLEWTMQQQGFDYTYDKRLYDRLREQHARPVREHFRAELDYQNRLARFLENHDEPRAAATFPAGVHEAAAVITFLTPGLRFFHQGQFEGRRKRISPHLVRAPEEPVDSGIQQFYERLLRVLRQPAIHEGNWQMIDCVPAWDGNWTSDGFVAFAWQGADGQRLLVAVNYSPQQGQCYLRMAFQDLANRQWVLQDLLGVASYECDGNDLKSRGLYLDLAPWQYHVFAMKRI, encoded by the coding sequence ATCCCGGACGCAGAGCTGGACAGGCTGGCCAAGATAGGATTCGACTGGATCTGGCTTCTCAGCGTCTGGCAGACCGGGCTGGCCGGGCAGCAGGTCTCACGCAGCAACAGGGAATGGCGAAGGGAGTTTGAGGAGACACTACCGGATCTGCGTGAGGGAGACATCGCCGGCTCCGGGTTTGCAATCAGCAATTACACGGTACATCAGGATCTGGGAGGAAAGGATGCGCTGGTCCGGCTCAGGAAACGACTCCGTCAGCGCGGCCTGCGGCTGATGCTGGACTTCGTTCCTAACCACACTGCCATGGACCATCCATGGGTGGAAGAACATCCGGAATTCTACGTCGCCGGCACCGAACTCGACCTTGTCCGGTCACCGCAGAACTATACATGGATCAGAAGAAAGCGGCGCAACCTGCTCCTGGCGCATGGCAGGGACCCGTATTTTCCCGGCTGGCCGGATGTACTCCAGCTCAATTACGGCAACCCCGCCACCCAGGAAGCGATGACCGGTGAGTTGCTGAACATCGCAGCCCAATGCGACGGCGTCCGCTGCGACATGGCCATGCTCGTGCTGCCGGACGTCTTTGAGCGCACCTGGGGCATCCGGTCTGAGCCATTCTGGCAGACGGCGATTGCGCGCGTTCACGAAAAACACCCGGACTTCACTTTCATGGCTGAAGTTTACTGGGACCTGGAATGGACCATGCAGCAACAGGGCTTCGATTATACCTACGACAAGAGACTCTATGACCGCCTGCGCGAACAGCACGCCAGACCGGTGCGGGAACATTTCAGGGCAGAACTGGATTACCAGAACCGGCTGGCGCGGTTTCTGGAAAACCACGACGAGCCGCGGGCTGCCGCCACATTTCCGGCAGGAGTTCACGAGGCGGCGGCGGTCATCACCTTCCTGACCCCAGGCCTTCGTTTCTTCCACCAGGGACAGTTCGAGGGCCGCAGGAAACGGATTTCACCGCATCTTGTCAGGGCGCCTGAAGAACCCGTCGATTCCGGAATTCAACAGTTCTATGAACGGTTACTCAGAGTTCTCCGCCAACCGGCCATCCATGAAGGGAACTGGCAGATGATTGACTGTGTACCCGCGTGGGACGGCAACTGGACATCCGACGGTTTTGTTGCATTTGCCTGGCAGGGAGCTGACGGACAGCGACTGCTCGTGGCCGTGAATTATTCTCCGCAACAGGGCCAGTGTTACCTACGGATGGCATTTCAGGATCTTGCGAACAGACAGTGGGTACTACAGGACCTTCTTGGGGTTGCCAGTTACGAGTGCGACGGGAATGACCTCAAATCCCGCGGACTGTATCTGGATCTCGCTCCCTGGCAATACCATGTCTTTGCGATGAAAAGAATCTGA